Part of the Vagococcus jeotgali genome, TTTTGGATCCAAGGCATGCTCTGCATCAATAAATGCGGCTGTTCCACCTTCTTTTTGTACAGCTGCAATAGCATGTAGAGCTACTGTTGTCTTACCTGAACTCTCAGGCCCATAAATTTCAATGATTCTTCCACGAGGGTAGCCACCTACACCTAATGCTGAGTCAAGAGCAAGTGAGCCACTAGAAATCGTTGAAATTTGCGTGTCAACTTTTTCTCCTAATTTCATTACAGAACCTTTACCAAAATCTTTTTCTATTTTCTTTAAAGCAGCATCTAAGGCTGCTTGGCGATTATCTGACATATGTAATACCTCCAGTTTCATTTCTCTTCACTTGTTATCATACTTTTTTTAAATAGAAAAAGCAATAGGAAAGCGAACAAATATTCGCTTTTATTTTACTGCATTGCGAATTAAGTTATAGCCATGCTTTAAGGCTCCATTTTTAATATATGCCAAATCACGTTTAATAACTCGTTCTTCTTTTATAATGTTATCTTTGCTAATAAGGCTAAAATAAATAATTCCCTCAGGCAAGCGCTCTTCAACTTTTGATAGATCTCCTAGAATGACTAAACAATAATTTGAGCCAAACAACCGATTTCCTAATTTGCCAATTAAAGTATCCATCTCTTTAGCTTCAGCTATTAGATTTGCAGCTAGTACTTTTTCAAGTGCTTTTATATTAGGGACTGCGATAGACCCTACTAAAACACCTTTAGCACTTGATGTGTGAGTCCCTTGTAAATAGATATCACCACCTGTTACTAAGTCAATAATTGATAACGTTTTGTTTTTCCGAGATAGCTCATTTATAGCAACCTCTTGAATAGTCAGATTTTCTCCGTAACCATAGAAAAATTCCCCAACTTTTTCCATAATACTTACTTCCATCTTATCAAGTAACACTTTGGCATCAACGTCCGTCACAGCTTGTGCGGTAATTCTTAACATCACTTCATTTGACTTAGCATAAGGTGCTATAGTGGGATTGCTTTGATGGTCAATCAATTCAGCTAAATCTGTCACAATTTGAGACTCTCCAATATTAATAAAACGAAAATACCTTGATTTTAAATGTAGGTGACTTGGTGATAACTCTATTAAAAGCGGGATAACTTCTTGCCTAAACATCGTCTCTAATTCCCTTGGTGGTCCAGGTAGCGTTAAATAATAAGTATCTCGATGCTTAATAAGTGAACCACAAGCCAGGCCAGTTGGATTTTGGATTGTTACGCCATCAGCAAAAGTTAGTGCTTGCTTTTTATTGTTTTCTGGCATGATTTTATCAGTAGATGAAAACAAATGAGTAATCTTCTCAAGAGCTACTTCATCATACACTAAGTTTTCTCCAATAAATTTACTCAAACTCTCTTTTGTTAAATCATCTGTTGTTGGTCCTAAACCACCACATAAAATAACTAATTCACTTCTTGATGAAGCTAGCTTGATTGTTTCAAGTAGCCGATTTTGATTATCGCCAACTGTCGTTTCAAAATAAACCTCATAACCTAAATCTGCTAGTTCTTTTGATAAGAAAGCGCCGTTCGTATTAATAATTTGTCCCAGTAATAATTCTGTACCGACTATAATTAACTCTGTTTTCATATCCATCCCCCACTACTTATAAAATACGCTAATCTTATTTCATTCTATCACAGACTTTCAACGAACATATTTTTAAAAACTTCTATTAACCTCATTTTGATACTGTGTGATATTATTCGCAATTTTTCATTTAACCCTCATGCTAGAGTGATAAATTCCTAAAAATACAAGCTTTATTATTGATTTTATCAGCCATCACAGGTATTCTTATGAATGAAATAGGCAAAGTTCTATTAAGGAAAAAAGTGAGGAATTGAACGATATGAAAGAAACAAATATTCCAAAGGCAACTGCCAAAAGGCTTCCATTATACTATAGATACTTGAAATTTTTACATACGTCGGGGAAAAAAAAGGTATCATCAACTGAATTAAGTGAAGCGATTAAAGTAGATAGTGCTACTATCCGTCGTGATTTTTCTTATTTTGGAGAGTTGGGAAAACGTGGTTATGGTTATGACGTCGAAAAATTGATGGATTTTTTTGCTAAAACACTTAGTGAAGACCGTTTAACTAATGTTGCTTTAGTCGGTGTTGGTAACTTAGGACATGCCTTAATTAATTACAGATTTCATCAAAGTAACAGTATTCGTATTAGTGCTGCCTTTGACGTTAAAGAAGATA contains:
- a CDS encoding CinA family nicotinamide mononucleotide deamidase-related protein, coding for MKTELIIVGTELLLGQIINTNGAFLSKELADLGYEVYFETTVGDNQNRLLETIKLASSRSELVILCGGLGPTTDDLTKESLSKFIGENLVYDEVALEKITHLFSSTDKIMPENNKKQALTFADGVTIQNPTGLACGSLIKHRDTYYLTLPGPPRELETMFRQEVIPLLIELSPSHLHLKSRYFRFINIGESQIVTDLAELIDHQSNPTIAPYAKSNEVMLRITAQAVTDVDAKVLLDKMEVSIMEKVGEFFYGYGENLTIQEVAINELSRKNKTLSIIDLVTGGDIYLQGTHTSSAKGVLVGSIAVPNIKALEKVLAANLIAEAKEMDTLIGKLGNRLFGSNYCLVILGDLSKVEERLPEGIIYFSLISKDNIIKEERVIKRDLAYIKNGALKHGYNLIRNAVK
- a CDS encoding redox-sensing transcriptional repressor Rex codes for the protein MKETNIPKATAKRLPLYYRYLKFLHTSGKKKVSSTELSEAIKVDSATIRRDFSYFGELGKRGYGYDVEKLMDFFAKTLSEDRLTNVALVGVGNLGHALINYRFHQSNSIRISAAFDVKEDIVGRILDGVPVYHSDELIEQISDQHIEVAILTVPPESAQENAEKLVEAGIKGIMNFTPISLDVPKGVQIQNVDLTNEMQTLIYFLSNYNEE